Proteins encoded within one genomic window of Flavobacterium oreochromis:
- a CDS encoding carboxypeptidase-like regulatory domain-containing protein, translating to MNKIFKLFFLIGTIATAQIKGKVVDVNNHPIPYVNIGVQNEKIGATTDEDGSFYLPIKEEKMIVFSALGYEKKILSSSAIQTVQMISTTYQLNEVVIINKKETRTFELSMANGIAQAFENGPKIDAIYFPYDSKVKKNRYLKKIGLFTESNIETASVKIHFYTVKPDGLPGEELLTKDLVVQVKQGSRKSYFDISDRNLVFPKEGLFVAVERLLIEKNKWIKNTTAIDGSLKTQTIYFPLLFYNFVEKDFTYTYYGGTWYKEFKKIIDPTSKSRVFEPAISLILTN from the coding sequence ATGAATAAAATTTTTAAGCTCTTCTTCCTAATTGGAACTATAGCTACTGCTCAAATAAAAGGAAAAGTAGTAGATGTTAATAATCATCCTATTCCTTATGTAAATATTGGAGTACAAAATGAAAAAATAGGAGCAACTACGGATGAAGACGGAAGTTTTTATTTACCTATAAAAGAAGAAAAAATGATTGTTTTTTCAGCTTTAGGTTATGAAAAAAAGATATTATCATCTTCTGCTATTCAAACAGTACAAATGATTTCAACCACTTATCAACTTAATGAAGTAGTTATCATTAATAAAAAAGAAACTAGAACTTTTGAATTATCCATGGCAAATGGTATTGCTCAAGCATTTGAAAATGGACCTAAAATAGACGCTATTTATTTTCCTTATGATTCTAAGGTGAAGAAAAATAGATACTTAAAAAAAATTGGATTGTTTACAGAAAGTAATATCGAAACCGCTAGTGTGAAGATACATTTTTATACAGTAAAACCAGATGGATTACCTGGTGAAGAATTATTGACTAAAGATTTAGTTGTTCAAGTTAAACAAGGAAGTCGTAAGTCTTATTTTGATATTTCTGATCGTAATTTAGTATTTCCAAAAGAAGGTCTATTTGTTGCTGTAGAACGTTTGCTAATAGAAAAAAATAAATGGATTAAAAATACCACAGCTATTGATGGTAGCTTAAAAACACAAACTATTTATTTTCCCTTACTTTTTTATAATTTCGTAGAAAAAGATTTTACTTATACTTATTACGGAGGAACTTGGTATAAAGAATTTAAAAAAATAATAGATCCAACTTCAAAAAGTCGAGTTTTTGAACCCGCAATCAGCCTAATATTGACAAATTAA